A single genomic interval of Drosophila virilis strain 15010-1051.87 chromosome 2, Dvir_AGI_RSII-ME, whole genome shotgun sequence harbors:
- the Sbf gene encoding myotubularin-related protein 13 isoform X2 has product MSRLADYFVIVGYDNDKEKTAGNVSGQPICGKIVQRFPEKDWPDTPFIEGIEWFCQPLGWNLSYEKQEPKFFISVLTDIDANKHYCACLSFHETLAITQTRSVDDEDETIGNNSNGNCSRGLLAAPPVEAITHHSIMYAPKCLVLISRLDCAETFKNCLGTIYTVYIENLPYAMENLIGNILGCIQVPPAGGPQVRFSIGAGDKQSLQPPQSSSLPTTGSGVYFLFKQLGIKNVLILLCAVMTENKILFHSKCYWHLTDSCRALVALMYPFRYTHVYIPILPAPLTEVLSTPTPFIMGIHSSLQTEITDLLDVIVVDLDGGLVTIPDALTPPVPIFPSPLWEQTQDLLSMILFPNLAQADLAFPNNERPTSTLAKTEAQIDKELRAIFMRLFAQLLQGYRSCLTIIRIHPKTVITFHKAGFLGARDLIESEFLFRVLDSMFFTTFVNERGPPWRAADAWDELYSSMNELLKTEAQNRNLILTHIQELGRTLYENEASIAPATYAQKVLRPPQGAFQRIHQPAFPRISVDKVELIIQEGIRKNGQSQRFHVTRNQHRIIPMGPRLPEALDVRPTTVHNSVRRLEVLRTCVAYIFENRIADARKLLPAVMRTLKHRDARLILCRELFGYVHGNKAVLDHQQFDLVVRFMNKALQNSSGVDEYTVAAALLPMSTIFCRKLSMGVVQFAYTEIQDHGIWKNLQFWESSFFQDVQAQIKALYLLQRRQNEHNKEANCVLDEVPLEEPTALEITAEQLRKSPTIEEEKKAELAKSEESTLYSQAIHFANRMVSLLIPLDVNVDAASKPKLAFRLEENQSVSNSIMGSHSLSEHSDEGFEENDASEIGVTVGKTISRFIDCVCTEGGVTSEHIRNLHDMVPGVVHMHIESLEPVYLEAKRHPHVQKPKIQTPCLLPGEEMATDHLRCFLMPDGREDDTQCLIPAEGALFLTNYRIVFKGSPCDPLFCEQTIVRAFPIASLLKEKKISMLYLAHVDQTLPDGLQLRSSCFQLLKIAFDTEVTLEQIETFRKTLNKARHPRDEFEYFAFQSYGTMLQGVVPLKTKEKYSTLKGFAKKTLLRTAQKAGFKQKTQTKRKLVPEYELGRSSGGGGSADALETNSIDDELEEADEFETQQNEALPRLLTTKDIERMRERSYVRDWKRLGFDAEAQLGFRISNANANYATCCTYPAIIVAPVQCSDAAMTHLGRCFKGQRIPLPTWRHNNGSLLIRGAQPNSKSVIGMIKNTTGGNTMTHNDVTHYPEQDKYFMALINTMPKLTPLDALNQYSGMNLSMNSLLGHGEDHQSLTPELMRKQRSNLSVTDGSKSGGAGNKAGTMKGNERSSAAHAFRKMRLYALGEKSQGKSNLNGDFCADFIPVDYPDIRQSRSAFKKLIRACMPSHNANDADGQSFAKMVEQSDWLQQISTLLQLSGAVVDLIDLQESSVMLSLEDGSDVTAQLSAIAQLCLDPYYRSIDGFRVLIEKEWLAFGHRFAHRSNLKASHASTNIAFAPTFLQFLDVVYQLQRQFPMAFEFNDFYLRFLAYHVVSCRFRTFLFDCELERYDSGIASMEDKRGSLSTKHIFGGGGSAANGSDDECNVYPLDIRSPRTPTQLNRIGHSIFDYIERQHNKSPIFYNFLYSSSKDVVLRPQNSVAALDLWGFYTNEELAQGPPYDLEVTNVDDEIDLSEIKGKRMVISAGYDNIEKCNPNAYVCLLSEVKQAETERGHLPQKWQLVWNNLVVPHVEPMSRKTSLSSMLVQTHQHKRSTLEIIMKGRLAGYQDKYFHPHRFEKHPYTTPTNCNHCTKLLWGPVGYRCMDCGNSYHEKCTELSMKNCTKYKAIDGTVGPPNVNMSQGDTASIASSAATTARTSSHHFYNQFSSNVAENRTHEGHLYKRGALLKGWKQRWFVLDSIKHQLRYYDTSDDTAPKGIIELAEVQSVTAAQPAQIGTKRVDEKGFFDLKTSKRTYNFYAMNANLAQEWTEKLQACLQ; this is encoded by the exons ATGTCCCGGCTCGCTGATTACTTTGTAATTGTTGGCTACGATAACGACAAAGAAA AGACTGCCGGCAATGTTAGCGGCCAGCCAATATGCGGCAAAATTGTGCAACGTTTTCCTGAGAAAGATTGGCCCGACACGCCCTTTATCGAGGGCATCGAATGG TTCTGCCAGCCGCTGGGATGGAATTTATCGTACGAGAAACAAGAGCCGAAATTCTTCATCTCCGTGCTCACCGATATCGATGCGAATAAGCATTATTGTGCGTGCCTGAGCTTCCACGAAACGCTGGCCATCACCCAGACACGCAGCGTGGACGATGAGGATGAGACCattggcaacaacagcaatggcaactGCAGCCGCGGTTTGCTGGCCGCGCCACCCGTGGAGGCCATAACGCATCACAGCATTATGTATGCACCCAAGTGTTTGGTGCTTATATCCCGACTGGATTGTGCGGAGACTTTTAAG AACTGCCTGGGCACCATCTACACTGTATATATTGAGAACTTGCCATATGCCATGGAGAATCTGATTGGGAACATACTTGGCTGCATACAGGTGCCACCCGCGGGCGGTCCCCAAGTGCGTTTCTCCATTGGAGCGGGTGACAAACAATCTTTACAGCCGCCGCAGAGCTCATCCCTGCCGACGACGGGCAGCGGTGTCTATTTTCTGTTCAAACAGCTGGGCATTAAAAACGTGCTGATATTGCTGTGCGCCGTGATGACCGAAAACAAAATACTCTTTCACTCCAAGTGCTATTGGCATCTGACCGACAGCTGCAGGGCATTGGTTGCGCTCATGTATCCATTTCGTTATACGCACGTTTATATACCCATACTTCCAGCGCCGCTCACGGAGGTGCTATCGACGCCGACGCCTTTTATAATGGGCATACACAGTTCGTTACAAACAGAGATTACAGATTTGCTTGATGTCATTGTGGTAGATTTGGATGGTGGTCTGGTGACTATACCGGATGCATTAACGCCACCGGTGCCTATATTTCCATCGCCATTGTGGGAGCAAACACAGGATCTGCTCAGCATGATACTCTTTCCCAATTTGGCGCAAGCCGATCTCGCCTTTCCCAATAATGAGCGGCCCACTTCAACGCTAGCCAAGACGGAGGCACAAATTGATAAGGAGCTACGCGCGATATTTATGCGCCTGTTTGCACAGCTGCTCCAGGGCTATCGCTCCTGCCTGACCATAATACGCATTCACCCCAAAACGGTGATCACATTTCATAAGGCTGGCTTTTTAGGCGCTCGCGATCTAATCGAAAGCGAGTTTCTGTTTCGCGTCCTCGACAGCATGTTTTTTACAACATTTGTTAATGAACGTGGACCACCCTGGCGTGCCGCAGATGCCTGGGATGAATTGTATAGCTCCATGAACGAGCTGCTCAAAACGGAAGCACAAAATCGGAATCTC ATACTCACACATATCCAGGAGCTGGGACGCACGCTGTACGAGAACGAAGCATCTATTGCGCCCGCCACTTATGCCCAGAAGGTGCTCCGGCCACCGCAGGGTGCATTTCAGCGCATCCATCAGCCAGCGTTTCCACGCATAAGCGTTGACAAGGTTGAGCTGATCATACAGGAGGGCATACGCAAGAATGGCCAGTCGCAGCGTTTTCATGTAACACGCAATCAGCACAGAATTATACCCATGGGTCCCAGGTTGCCAGAAGCGCTGGACGTGCGTCCAACAACGGTGCACAATTCAGTGCGTCGTTTGGAGGTTCTGCGCACCTGTGTCGCCTACATCTTTGAAAATCGCATTGCGGATGCGCGAAAACTGTTGCCCGCGGTCATGCGTACGCTTAAGCATCGGGATGCACGGCTCATCCTGTGCCGCGAGCTTTTTGGCTATGTGCATGGCAATAAGGCGGTACTAGATCATCAGCAATTTGATCTGGTGGTGCGCTTCATGAATAAAGCGCTGCAGAATTCCTCGGGCGTGGATGAGTATACGGTAGCGGCCGCTTTGCTGCCCATGTCTACTATATTTTGTCGTAAACTCTCGATGGGCGTGGTACAGTTTGCCTATACGGAGATACAGGATCATGGCATATGGAAAAATTTGCAGTTTTGGGAATCCAGTTTCTTTCAGGATGTGCAGGCACAAATCAAGGCACTCTATTTGCTTCAGCGCCGCCAAAACGAACACAACAAAGAGGCCAATTGTGTGCTAGACGAGGTGCCGCTGGAGGAGCCAACGGCGCTGGAAATAACCGCAGAGCAACTACGGAAAAGTCCCACCATCGAGGAGGAGAAAAAGGCTGAGCTGGCCAAATCGGAAGAGTCCACGCTCTACAGCCAGGCCATACACTTTGCCAATCGCATGGTCTCCCTGCTGATACCGCTTGACGTCAATGTGGATGCGGCCAGCAAGCCCAAGCTGGCCTTCCGGCTCGAGGAGAACCAAAGCGTTTCCAATAG TATTATGGGCTCGCACAGCCTTAGCGAACATTCCGATGAGGGTTTCGAGGAGAATGATGCTTCCGAGATAGGAGTTACCGTGGGCAAGACCATCTCACGATTCATTGATTGCGTCTGCACGGAGGGTGGCGTCACCTCAGAGCATATACGCAATCTGCACGACATGGTGCCGGGCGTGGTACACATGCACATTGAATCCCTGGAGCCAGTTTATCTCGAGGCCAAACGGCATCCGCATGTGCAGAAGCCCAAGATCCAAACGCCCTGCCTACTGCCGGGCGAAGAAATGGCCACCGACCACTTGCGGTGCTTTCTCATGCCGGACGGACGCGAAGATGACACCCAGTGCTTGATACCCGCCGAGGGAGCCTTATTTTTGACCAACTATCGCATTGTTTTCAAGGGTTCGCCCTGTGATCCGCTCTTTTGTGAGCAGACAATTGTGCGCGCCTTTCCCATTGCCTCGCTGCTCAAAGAGAAGAAGATATCAATGCTATATCTGGCACATGTGGATCAGACGCTGCCCGATGGACTGCAGCTGCGCTCTAGCTGCTTTCAGCTGCTCAAGATTGCCTTCGATACGGAGGTGACGCTGGAGCAAATCGAAACGTTTCGCAAGACGCTTAACAAGGCTCGGCATCCACGCGATGAATTTGAGTATTTCGCATTTCAATCCTATGGCACCATGCTCCAAGGTGTTGTGCCGTTGAAGACCAAGGAGAAGTATTCCACGCTCAAGGGTTTTGCAAAGAAGACGTTGCTACGCACGGCCCAGAAGGCCGGCTTTAAACAGAAGACGCAAACGAAACGCAAATTGGTGCCGGAGTATGAACTGGGCAGAAgtagcggcggcggcggcagcgcggATGCACTGGAAACTAACTCCATAGACGACGAGCTCGAGGAGGCGGACGAGTTTGAGACACAGCAGAACGAGGCGCTGCCACGCCTGCTAACCACCAAGGATATCGAGCGAATGCGCGAGCGCAGCTATGTGCGTGACTGGAAACGCTTGGGCTTCGATGCGGAGGCGCAGCTCGGATTTCGCATAAGCAATGCCAATGCTAATTATGCTACGTGCTGCACCTATCCGGCCATAATAGTGGCGCCGGTACAGTGCAGCGATGCAGCGATGACACATCTGGGACGCTGCTTTAAGGGCCAGCGCATACCATTGCCCACCTGGCGGCACAACAATGGCTCACTGCTCATACGCGGAGCACAACCGAATAGCAAATCCGTAATTGGCATGATTAAGAATACAACGGGCGGGAATACCATGACGCACAATGATGTCACCCATTATCCGGAGCAGGACAAGTATTTCATGGCGCTAATCAATACAATGCCCAAACTGACGCCGCTGGACGCACTCAATCAGTATTCAGGCATGAATCTCTCGATGAACTCGCTGCTCGGACATGGCGAGGACCATCAGTCTCTAACGCCCGAGCTGATGCGCAAGCAAAGATCAAATTTAAGTGTTACGGATGGCAGCAAATCCGGCGGTGCGGGCAACAAAGCTGGCACGATGAAGGGCAATGAAAGGAGCTCAGCGGCGCATGCGTTCCGCAAGATGCGACTGTATGCTTTGG GTGAAAAATCGCAGGGCAAATCGAATTTGAATGGTGACTTCTGTGCTGATTTTATACCCGTCGACTATCCGGACATACGGCAATCCCGTTCAGCTTTCAAGAAACTAATACGCGCCTGCATGCCCTCGCATAATGCCAATGATGCGGATGGTCAGAGTTTTGCCAAAATGGTGGAGCAATCCGATTGGTTGCAGCAAATCTcaacgctgctgcagctatCGGGCGCCGTGGTGGACCTAATTGATCTGCAGGAGAGCAGTGTCATGTTGTCGCTAGAAGATGGGTCCGATGTGACCGCCCAGCTTTCAGCCATTGCACAGCTCTGTCTGGATCCGTATTATCGCAGCATCGATGGCTTTCGTGTGCTGATAGAGAAGGAGTGGCTGGCATTCGGACATCGGTTTGCCCATCGCAGCAATCTGAAGGCATCGCATGCTAGCACGAATATTGCGTTTGCGCCCACCTTTTTGCAGTTTCTGGATGTGGTCTATCAGCTGCAGCGACAGTTTCCCATGGCCTTTGAGTTCAATGATTTCTATTTGCGTTTTCTGGCATATCATGTGGTCTCGTGTCGCTTTCGCACGTTCCTCTTTGATTGCGAGCTGGAGCGTTACGATTCCGGCATTGCGTCAATGGAGGATAAACGCGGCTCGTTGAGCACCAAGCATATCTTTGGCGGTGGCGGCAGTGCTGCAAATGGCTCGGATGATGAGTGCAATGTTTATCCGCTGGACATACGCAGTCCACGAACGCCCACACAACTGAATCGCATTGGACACTCGATCTTTGACTATATCGAACGGCAGCACAATAAATCGCCCATTTTCTATAATTTCCTGTACTCCTCCAGCAAGGATGTGGTGCTGCGTCCGCAGAATAGCGTGGCTGCCCTGGATCTGTGGGGCTTCTATACCAACGAGGAGCTGGCACAAGGACCCCCTTACGATTTAGAAGTGACCAATGTGGATGATGAAATTGATCTATCCGAAATCAAAGGCAAACGCATGGTCATCAGTGCCGGCTATGACAACATTGAGAAGTGCAACCCGAATGCCTACGTGTGTCTGCTCAGCGAGGTGAAGCAGGCGGAAACAGAACGCGGCCATCTGCCACAAAAGTGGCAGCTGGTGTGGAACAATCTTGTAGTGCCACATGTGGAGCCCATGTCGCGCAAAACATCGCTCAGCAGCATGCTGGTGCAAACGCATCAGCATAAACGCTCCACGCTCGAGATCATTATGAAGGGACGCCTCGCTGGCTATCAGGACAAGTACTTTCATCCGCATCGCTTTGAGAAACATCCATATACGACGCCCACCAATTGCAATCACTGCACTAAGCTGCTCTGGGGACCTGTTGGCTATCGGTGCATGGACTGTGGCAACTCCTATCATGAAAAGTGCACCGAACTGTCCATGAAGAACTGCACCAAGTACAAGGCCATAGACGGCACCGTGGGACCGCCAAATGTCAACATGTCTCAGGGTGACACGGCCAGCATTGCATCCAGTGCAGCGACCACCGCGCGCACCTCCAGTCATCATTTCTATAATCAGTTCAGCAGCAATGTTGCCGAGAATCGAACACATGAGGG gCATCTCTATAAACGTGGCGCCCTGCTCAAGGGCTGGAAACAGCGTTGGTTTGTTCTGGACTCGATTAAACATCAGCTGCGCTACTATGACACATCCGATGATACAGCGCCCAAAGGCATTATAG AGCTAGCCGAGGTGCAGTCTGTGACGGCCGCACAACCCGCACAAATTGGCACAAAGCGCGTCGACGAAAAGGGTTTCTTTGAT CTAAAAACCTCGAAACGCACCTATAACTTCTATGCGATGAATGCGAATCTGGCACAGGAATGGACTGAAAAGCTACAGGCCTGTTTGCAGTAG